One genomic region from Yersinia canariae encodes:
- the thiH gene encoding 2-iminoacetate synthase ThiH, whose translation MSEDFSQHWQRLDWDDISLRINSKTATDVERAISAVKPTREDLMALISPAASAYLEPMAQKAQQLTRQRFGNTVSFYVPLYLSNLCANDCTYCGFSMSNRIKRKTLDEAEIIRECEAIKALGFEHLLLVTGEHQAKVGMDYFRRHFPTIRSKFSSLMMEVQPLAEEEYAELKTLGLDGVMVYQETYHPATYQQHHLRGHKQDFHWRLATPDRLGRAGIDKIGLGALIGLSNSWRTDCYMLAEHLFYLQQTYWQSRYSISFPRLRPCAGGIEPASLMSESQLLQLICAFRLFAPDVELSLSTRESPFFRDNVIPVAINSVSAGSKTQPGGYADNHPELEQFAPHDNRTPEQVAQALTLAGLQPVWKDWDRHLGRPLQ comes from the coding sequence ATGTCTGAAGATTTTAGTCAGCACTGGCAGCGGTTGGATTGGGATGATATCTCGCTGCGCATCAACAGCAAAACGGCCACAGATGTTGAGCGAGCGATTAGTGCCGTCAAACCCACTCGCGAAGATCTCATGGCATTGATTTCACCTGCCGCCTCGGCCTATCTGGAACCTATGGCGCAGAAAGCTCAACAACTGACCCGCCAACGATTTGGCAACACTGTCAGTTTTTATGTCCCGCTCTATCTTTCGAATTTGTGCGCCAATGACTGTACTTATTGTGGTTTCTCGATGAGTAATCGCATCAAGCGCAAAACCTTGGATGAAGCTGAAATCATTCGTGAATGTGAAGCCATCAAAGCATTGGGTTTCGAACACTTACTACTGGTTACTGGTGAACATCAGGCAAAAGTCGGAATGGATTATTTTCGGCGTCATTTCCCGACGATCCGCAGTAAATTCAGCTCATTGATGATGGAAGTCCAGCCATTGGCAGAAGAAGAGTATGCGGAGCTCAAAACACTGGGATTGGATGGCGTGATGGTTTATCAAGAAACCTATCATCCGGCCACTTATCAACAGCACCATTTGCGCGGCCATAAACAGGACTTTCACTGGCGACTGGCAACCCCGGATCGCTTGGGGCGCGCGGGGATCGATAAGATCGGATTAGGTGCTTTGATTGGCCTGTCAAACAGTTGGCGCACTGACTGCTACATGCTGGCGGAGCATCTGTTTTATCTGCAACAAACTTACTGGCAGAGCCGCTATTCAATCTCTTTCCCACGGTTACGGCCGTGTGCCGGAGGTATTGAACCCGCCTCTTTGATGAGTGAATCGCAATTACTGCAACTGATTTGTGCTTTTCGCCTGTTTGCTCCTGATGTGGAATTGTCACTTTCAACTCGCGAATCGCCTTTCTTCCGCGATAATGTGATTCCAGTGGCGATTAATAGTGTCAGCGCGGGTTCAAAAACTCAGCCGGGAGGATATGCAGATAATCATCCCGAACTTGAACAGTTTGCTCCACATGATAATCGCACTCCTGAGCAGGTTGCACAGGCATTAACGCTGGCAGGGCTACAACCCGTTTGGAAAGATTGGGATCGTCATTTAGGCCGTCCGCTGCAATAG
- the thiS gene encoding sulfur carrier protein ThiS: MRLMLNDQLVEIESNITADKLLQQLNRHQPGTALAVNQVIIPRTDWEKCQLHEGDDILLFQAIAGG, translated from the coding sequence ATGCGCCTCATGCTCAATGACCAACTCGTTGAAATAGAGAGCAATATCACCGCCGACAAGCTGCTCCAACAACTGAATCGCCACCAGCCGGGTACTGCGCTGGCTGTTAATCAAGTCATCATCCCTCGAACTGACTGGGAAAAGTGTCAGTTGCACGAGGGAGATGACATTTTGCTATTCCAAGCAATTGCCGGGGGCTGA
- the hemE gene encoding uroporphyrinogen decarboxylase gives MNELKNDRYLRALLRQPVDVTPVWMMRQAGRYLPEYKATRAIAGDFMSLCKNAELACEVTMQPLRRYPLDAAILFSDILTIPDAMGLGLYFETGEGPRFQSPITCRADVEKLPIPDPEQELGYVMNAVRTIRRELAGAVPLIGFSGSPWTLATYMVEGGSSKAFTKLKKMMYAEPQTLHLLLDKLADSVILYLNAQIKAGAQSVMVFDTWGGVLTGRDYVEFSLNYMHKIVDGLIRENDGRRVPVTLFTKGGGQWLEAMAATGCDALGLDWTTDIADARRRVGDKVALQGNMDPSILYASPARIEQEVSTILASFGQGEGHVFNLGHGIHQDVPPEHAGAFVKAVHALSQPYHQA, from the coding sequence ATGAATGAGTTGAAAAACGATCGTTATCTGCGTGCCTTATTACGCCAGCCGGTAGATGTGACTCCGGTGTGGATGATGCGCCAGGCAGGTCGCTATTTGCCAGAATATAAAGCCACCCGTGCTATTGCCGGGGATTTTATGTCGCTGTGCAAAAATGCTGAATTGGCCTGTGAAGTGACGATGCAACCATTGCGTCGTTATCCGCTGGATGCGGCGATTTTATTTTCAGACATTCTGACCATTCCTGATGCCATGGGGCTGGGGCTTTATTTTGAAACCGGCGAAGGCCCGCGTTTTCAATCTCCGATCACTTGCCGCGCAGATGTTGAAAAACTGCCCATTCCCGATCCTGAACAGGAATTGGGTTATGTCATGAATGCGGTGAGAACAATTCGCCGTGAGTTGGCCGGTGCGGTGCCATTAATAGGTTTCTCCGGTAGCCCATGGACACTGGCGACCTATATGGTTGAAGGCGGAAGTAGCAAAGCCTTTACTAAACTGAAAAAAATGATGTATGCCGAGCCGCAGACTTTGCATTTGTTGCTGGATAAGCTGGCTGACAGTGTCATTTTGTATCTCAATGCTCAAATTAAAGCTGGCGCGCAATCTGTGATGGTCTTTGATACTTGGGGTGGCGTCCTGACCGGTCGCGATTATGTTGAGTTCTCCTTGAATTACATGCATAAAATCGTTGATGGCCTGATCCGTGAAAATGATGGGCGGCGAGTGCCAGTGACCTTGTTCACTAAAGGGGGTGGGCAATGGCTGGAGGCGATGGCCGCCACCGGTTGTGATGCTTTGGGCCTGGATTGGACCACGGATATTGCCGATGCGCGTCGCCGTGTGGGCGACAAAGTTGCTCTACAAGGCAATATGGACCCGTCCATCCTTTATGCATCACCTGCGCGTATTGAGCAGGAAGTCAGCACGATTCTGGCCAGTTTCGGTCAGGGTGAAGGGCATGTATTTAATCTGGGCCATGGTATCCATCAGGATGTTCCGCCAGAACATGCGGGTGCTTTTGTTAAGGCGGTGCATGCGTTATCACAGCCTTACCATCAAGCATGA
- the rsd gene encoding sigma D regulator, which yields MLNRLESLTQRVGGSNELIDQWLHARKELLVSYCTVIGIKPQKEKHTPLNEKALENFCHNLVDYLSSGHFNIYDRIIKQVEGASSPKMALTTKVYPALKNNTQTIMAFHDRYTNIEIDDDSCTEFQQALSDIGEALDARFRLEDQLIQWAAESWQAAQPVVQEGQVK from the coding sequence ATGCTCAACCGACTGGAAAGCCTGACTCAACGCGTTGGCGGCAGTAATGAATTAATTGATCAATGGCTTCATGCACGTAAAGAACTTTTGGTCTCGTATTGCACAGTGATCGGTATTAAGCCGCAAAAAGAAAAGCATACCCCGCTTAATGAAAAAGCGCTGGAGAACTTTTGTCATAATCTGGTGGATTATCTCTCCTCTGGGCATTTCAATATCTACGACAGAATTATCAAACAGGTGGAAGGTGCATCCAGCCCGAAAATGGCTCTGACGACCAAAGTTTATCCTGCCTTAAAAAATAACACTCAAACTATCATGGCTTTCCATGATCGTTATACAAACATTGAGATCGATGACGATAGCTGTACAGAGTTTCAACAAGCTTTATCCGATATCGGCGAAGCGCTTGATGCCCGTTTTCGGCTGGAAGATCAATTAATTCAATGGGCGGCTGAATCCTGGCAAGCCGCCCAGCCGGTGGTTCAAGAGGGGCAAGTAAAATAG
- a CDS encoding HesA/MoeB/ThiF family protein gives MINKHELSDSEFLRYSRQLLLEDIGPEGQLKLKNASVLIIGLGGLGSPAALYLSAAGVGRLLLADDDQLELTNLQRQILYRTTDISHPAAGNTNKAQLAQRHLQNLNPLIEAIVFDTRLTGETLIEAVAGVDLVLDCSDNMETRHQVNAACFAAQKPLISGSAVGFSGQLLVIEPPYSQGCYACLYPDKELPQRNCRTAGVLGPVVGIIGTLQALEAIKMLAGLASPLSGKLRLFDGKQHSWSTLQLTQAPDCPVCGGGL, from the coding sequence ATGATAAATAAGCATGAGCTGAGTGACAGTGAATTCTTGCGCTATAGCCGCCAATTATTGCTGGAAGATATTGGTCCTGAGGGGCAGTTGAAGCTGAAAAATGCCAGCGTATTGATAATCGGCCTAGGTGGTCTGGGGTCTCCCGCCGCACTTTATTTGTCAGCTGCGGGTGTTGGCCGCTTATTATTGGCTGATGATGACCAACTAGAATTGACAAATTTACAGCGCCAAATCCTGTATCGCACCACAGATATCAGCCATCCCGCAGCGGGAAATACAAATAAGGCTCAATTAGCGCAACGCCATCTGCAAAACCTCAATCCATTGATTGAAGCTATCGTATTTGATACGCGGCTGACCGGAGAAACACTCATTGAGGCCGTGGCAGGGGTAGATTTGGTGCTTGATTGCAGTGACAACATGGAAACTCGTCATCAGGTAAACGCGGCTTGCTTCGCGGCACAAAAACCTTTAATCAGCGGCAGCGCAGTCGGGTTCAGTGGGCAGTTGTTAGTGATTGAACCGCCCTATTCCCAAGGTTGTTACGCCTGTCTTTATCCTGATAAAGAGCTGCCGCAGCGCAACTGTCGTACCGCCGGTGTATTGGGGCCAGTTGTGGGCATTATCGGGACACTGCAAGCGCTTGAGGCCATTAAAATGCTGGCCGGGCTCGCCTCGCCATTAAGTGGGAAATTGCGTTTATTCGATGGTAAGCAACACAGTTGGAGCACCCTACAACTCACGCAAGCCCCCGATTGCCCTGTCTGTGGAGGTGGGCTGTGA
- the thiC gene encoding phosphomethylpyrimidine synthase ThiC, with product MSNNTTQNSLLPRKAVPRKQVREEAQQFIDTLQGVTFPNSQRIYLQGSRPDIQVPMREILLSPTLIGGSKDTPSYENNEAIPVYDTSGSYGDPSAKLDVHAGLPKLRASWIADRQDTEALTSVSSGFTQQRLADEGLDHLRFEHLPRPKKAIDGKCVTQLHYARAGKVTPEMEFIALRENMGRERIRGEVLRHQHPGQAFGANLPENITPEFVRQEVAAGRAIIPANINHPESEPMIIGRNFLVKVNANIGNSAVTSSIEEEVEKLVWSTRWGADTVMDLSTGRYIHETREWILRNSPVPIGTVPIYQALEKVNGVAENLTWEIFRDTLLEQAEQGVDYFTIHAGVLLRYVPMTAKRLTGIVSRGGSIMAKWCLSHHQENFLYQHFREICQICAAYDVSLSLGDGLRPGSIQDANDEAQFAELHTLGELTKIAWEYDVQVMIEGPGHVPMQMIRRNMTEELEHCHEAPFYTLGPLTTDIAPGYDHFTSGIGAAMIGWFGCAMLCYVTPKEHLGLPNKDDVKQGLITYKIAAHAADLAKGHPGAQIRDNAMSKARFEFRWEDQFNLALDPETARAYHDETLPQESGKVAHFCSMCGPKFCSMKISQEVRDYAAKQELAAAQEAAAQPIEILQSGMEQMSAEFRSRGSELYHSPANLKAEANNEPV from the coding sequence ATGTCTAATAATACAACTCAAAACTCATTACTCCCGCGTAAAGCTGTACCCCGTAAACAAGTGCGCGAAGAGGCGCAACAATTTATCGATACCTTGCAAGGCGTGACTTTCCCCAACTCGCAACGCATTTATCTGCAAGGCTCACGGCCCGATATTCAAGTTCCCATGCGCGAGATCCTACTCAGCCCGACATTGATAGGCGGCAGCAAAGACACTCCGAGTTATGAAAATAACGAAGCCATTCCCGTTTATGACACCTCCGGTTCTTATGGCGATCCGAGCGCCAAACTGGATGTCCATGCTGGCTTACCTAAGTTGCGCGCAAGCTGGATAGCAGACCGCCAGGATACCGAAGCACTGACCTCCGTCAGTTCCGGCTTTACCCAACAACGGCTAGCTGACGAAGGGTTGGATCATTTGCGTTTTGAACATCTCCCACGGCCTAAAAAAGCGATTGACGGCAAATGTGTCACACAATTGCATTACGCCCGAGCCGGTAAAGTGACGCCGGAGATGGAATTTATCGCCCTGCGAGAAAATATGGGTCGCGAGCGGATTCGCGGTGAAGTATTGCGCCACCAGCATCCGGGGCAAGCCTTTGGTGCTAACTTGCCGGAAAACATCACGCCGGAGTTTGTTCGCCAAGAAGTGGCCGCCGGTCGGGCCATTATTCCCGCCAATATTAATCATCCCGAATCTGAGCCAATGATTATTGGCCGTAATTTTTTAGTGAAAGTGAACGCCAACATCGGCAACTCTGCCGTGACCTCTTCCATTGAAGAAGAAGTGGAAAAGCTGGTGTGGTCTACCCGCTGGGGGGCTGACACGGTGATGGACCTGTCCACGGGCCGCTATATTCATGAAACTCGTGAATGGATTCTACGTAACAGCCCGGTTCCGATTGGCACCGTACCCATCTATCAGGCGCTGGAGAAAGTCAATGGCGTGGCGGAAAACCTAACCTGGGAAATATTCCGCGACACTCTGCTAGAGCAGGCTGAACAAGGTGTTGATTACTTTACTATTCATGCTGGTGTGCTGCTGCGCTATGTACCGATGACCGCCAAACGGCTGACTGGCATTGTCTCCCGTGGCGGGTCAATTATGGCGAAATGGTGCCTTTCCCATCATCAGGAAAATTTCCTGTATCAACATTTCCGTGAAATTTGCCAAATTTGCGCCGCCTATGATGTTTCATTATCACTGGGGGACGGCCTGCGCCCCGGTTCTATTCAGGACGCCAATGATGAAGCCCAGTTCGCTGAGTTACATACCTTGGGCGAATTGACCAAAATTGCCTGGGAATATGACGTGCAGGTGATGATTGAAGGCCCAGGACATGTGCCGATGCAGATGATTCGCCGCAATATGACTGAAGAACTGGAGCATTGCCACGAAGCGCCGTTTTACACCTTAGGCCCATTGACCACCGATATTGCTCCCGGCTATGACCATTTCACCTCCGGTATTGGAGCCGCCATGATTGGTTGGTTTGGTTGCGCCATGCTGTGTTATGTCACCCCCAAAGAACATCTTGGCCTACCCAATAAAGATGATGTGAAGCAAGGGCTTATCACCTATAAAATTGCGGCCCATGCGGCAGATCTGGCGAAAGGCCACCCCGGCGCGCAGATCCGCGATAACGCCATGTCAAAAGCCCGTTTCGAATTTCGTTGGGAAGATCAGTTCAATTTGGCCCTCGATCCCGAAACCGCCCGGGCTTATCACGATGAAACCCTGCCACAAGAGTCGGGCAAAGTCGCTCACTTCTGCTCAATGTGTGGGCCGAAATTCTGCTCCATGAAGATTTCGCAAGAAGTGCGTGATTATGCTGCGAAACAAGAGCTGGCGGCAGCACAAGAAGCAGCCGCTCAGCCAATAGAGATCCTGCAATCCGGTATGGAGCAGATGTCGGCCGAGTTCCGCTCCCGTGGCAGCGAGCTGTACCACAGCCCCGCCAATCTGAAAGCGGAGGCGAATAATGAGCCCGTCTGA
- the thiE gene encoding thiamine phosphate synthase yields the protein MSPSDNTLFSAEKGFPEEKQRLGLYPVVDSLLWIERLLSVGVTTIQLRIKDLDDAQVEQDIAAAIELGKRYQARLYINDYWRLAIKHGAYGVHLGQEDLETTDLAAIQQAGLRLGISTHDEHELAIAKAVRPSYIAMGHIFPTQTKQMPSSPQGLAVLKQMVDHTPDYPTVAIGGISIERVPAVLATGVGSVAVVSAITQADDWQRATAQLLHLIEGKELGDDK from the coding sequence ATGAGCCCGTCTGATAATACATTATTTTCTGCTGAAAAAGGCTTTCCAGAGGAAAAACAGCGGCTTGGCCTTTATCCCGTTGTCGATTCGTTACTTTGGATTGAACGGCTGCTGTCGGTGGGCGTAACCACTATCCAATTGCGTATTAAGGATTTGGATGATGCGCAAGTGGAACAAGATATTGCCGCAGCAATTGAATTGGGCAAACGCTATCAGGCACGCCTATATATCAATGACTATTGGCGATTGGCGATTAAACATGGCGCTTATGGTGTTCATCTGGGGCAGGAGGATCTGGAAACCACTGATTTAGCAGCCATTCAACAAGCTGGATTACGGCTGGGTATTTCCACCCACGATGAGCATGAGCTGGCAATCGCCAAGGCTGTGCGGCCTTCCTATATCGCGATGGGGCATATTTTCCCCACTCAGACCAAACAGATGCCGTCATCCCCTCAGGGGCTGGCGGTACTCAAACAAATGGTCGACCACACTCCAGATTACCCCACTGTCGCTATTGGCGGCATCAGTATTGAGCGAGTCCCCGCCGTATTGGCTACCGGAGTGGGCAGTGTGGCGGTGGTCAGCGCGATTACTCAGGCCGATGACTGGCAGCGGGCAACAGCACAATTGCTGCACCTGATAGAGGGTAAGGAGCTGGGTGATGATAAATAA
- the nudC gene encoding NAD(+) diphosphatase has product MELQLTGKESGWWIVSHENKLWLPKGELPQGNAANWSLQGATARQIGEWQGQAVWLIRQMMSADMGSVRQLLDVDRGLFQLAGRGVQLAEFYRSHRYCGYCGHQMHASRTEWACLCNHCRERYYPQIAPCVIVAIRRGDEILLAQHVRHRGGINTVLAGFVEVGETLEQAVSREVLEESNIHIKNLRYVTSQPWPFPHSLMMAFMAEYDSGELRHDPKELLNAGWYRYDQLPLLPPPGTVARRLIEDTVVLCREEQEDASQ; this is encoded by the coding sequence ATGGAACTACAACTTACAGGTAAAGAAAGTGGCTGGTGGATTGTCAGCCATGAAAATAAATTATGGTTACCAAAAGGGGAGTTACCACAAGGTAATGCGGCCAATTGGTCATTACAGGGCGCAACCGCAAGGCAGATAGGTGAATGGCAAGGGCAGGCGGTTTGGCTTATTCGCCAGATGATGTCTGCGGATATGGGGTCAGTGCGGCAATTATTAGATGTGGATCGCGGTTTGTTTCAACTAGCGGGCCGGGGAGTGCAATTAGCCGAGTTTTACCGCTCTCACCGCTATTGTGGCTATTGTGGGCATCAAATGCATGCCAGCCGCACTGAGTGGGCTTGCCTGTGCAATCACTGTCGTGAGCGCTATTACCCCCAAATCGCCCCTTGCGTGATTGTTGCCATTCGCCGTGGTGATGAGATTTTATTGGCACAGCATGTTCGTCATCGTGGTGGTATTAACACGGTGTTAGCCGGGTTTGTAGAAGTGGGGGAGACGCTGGAACAGGCGGTGTCCCGTGAAGTGTTGGAAGAAAGTAATATCCACATTAAAAACTTGCGTTATGTGACGTCACAGCCGTGGCCATTCCCACATTCACTGATGATGGCCTTTATGGCGGAGTATGATAGCGGTGAGCTGCGTCATGATCCTAAAGAGCTACTGAATGCCGGTTGGTATCGCTATGACCAATTACCCTTACTGCCGCCGCCAGGCACCGTGGCACGTCGACTGATTGAAGATACCGTTGTTTTATGTCGCGAAGAGCAGGAAGATGCCAGCCAATAG
- a CDS encoding thiazole synthase has product MLKIADTTFTSRLFTGTGKFATAELMLEALRASGSQLITMAMKRVDLQAGNDAILAPLRQLGVRLLPNTSGAKTAQEAVFAARLAREALGTHWVKLEIHPDVKYLLPDPIETLKAAEILVKEGFVVLPYCGADPVLCKRLEEAGCAAVMPLGAPIGSNLGLRTRDFLQIIIEQAKVPVVVDAGIGVPSHALEAIELGADAVLVNTAIAVARSPVQMAHAFRLAVESGELARQAGFGPANQLMQATATSPLTSFLSQLEEENHV; this is encoded by the coding sequence ATGCTGAAAATCGCCGATACCACTTTTACCTCACGTTTATTTACCGGTACGGGCAAATTTGCCACGGCTGAATTGATGCTGGAAGCATTGCGAGCCTCCGGTTCGCAATTGATTACCATGGCCATGAAGCGGGTGGATCTTCAGGCCGGTAACGATGCTATTCTGGCCCCGCTGCGCCAATTGGGTGTGCGCTTACTGCCAAATACATCCGGAGCGAAAACCGCACAAGAGGCCGTTTTTGCCGCACGTCTGGCACGCGAAGCACTGGGCACCCATTGGGTAAAATTGGAAATTCATCCTGATGTGAAATACTTGCTGCCCGACCCAATAGAAACCCTCAAAGCCGCCGAAATTCTAGTGAAAGAGGGTTTTGTTGTTTTGCCTTACTGTGGCGCAGACCCAGTATTGTGCAAGCGACTGGAGGAAGCAGGCTGCGCCGCCGTTATGCCGTTAGGGGCACCGATAGGTTCAAATTTAGGATTACGCACCCGCGACTTTCTGCAAATCATTATTGAACAGGCCAAAGTGCCGGTGGTGGTCGATGCCGGAATTGGTGTGCCCAGTCATGCTCTTGAGGCAATAGAACTGGGCGCAGATGCTGTTTTGGTGAATACCGCCATTGCTGTTGCCCGCTCGCCAGTGCAAATGGCCCATGCTTTTCGCTTAGCGGTGGAGTCCGGCGAGTTGGCGCGCCAGGCCGGATTTGGCCCTGCAAATCAACTGATGCAGGCCACTGCCACCAGCCCACTGACCAGTTTTCTTAGCCAGCTTGAGGAAGAAAATCATGTCTGA